The genomic segment AAAGCTGAGGCTGAATTAGGTCTCAGCCCCGCCGGTTCAATTTGTTTTGGGCCGAACATGCTTTTATGTTTTACCTCTTTAATTTCActctttttgttttgatattttgtcaaacaaattcttttttatatcaaaaaattcaataaaaaattgaagatcttagttgatttatttatggatACCCTGCACTTTTTTTCAggttgttttgttttagatatTTCAATGCATATTTGATCTATGAATTTTTACTGTGAAATGCAACTCCGatatatgatataattttttttcttcttgtaaaaaaaatatatatgtattgttttaaatttattttactagtTTATTCACTGATGCTAGATGTAAGAatactatatgtttttttttgttacgtAATATTTATCAACACTAGAGTTGAAAGTATatgtagttgaatattcactgatgCTAGAGTTAGGAATATTATCATCAGTAGCATAATATAACAAACCATTAGCAATTCAATACAAAATTAGCAATTCAGCCTACCTCAGGTATGATGCTTAAAGGGTgataatttctttcattttgcgTAACCAGTCCAATATCATAAAATCTCTGTTAACTAGTTagagtttctagtgaccataatactaggtgacaactTTTTAAACGTGATCTTTTCCTTAAAAATAAGATGCTAGAAATTCTATTCTTTCCctcacatttaattttttaaaggcaCCGTAATGTTAGGTGTTATATAGGATTAATACCAATTTAGGACTAACCGTGACAACACCGTTACATTGATATCAATTAGGATGATTTTGTTTCAAATATTCTAAGTATTATTAAGTGAGTTATAAAGATacaagctttaatttttttatccactctttgagagagtttttttttttttgctataaacaaaatcatcattGTAATCTTTGGAGAGTTAGAATAAAACTTTTGGCATTGATGAGGTTTTGTCACCaaagaaaaatctttaaaagTGCATATATTCAAGTGGTAGAAAAATCTTGGAGAGAAAATATCTTCAAATGATATAAAGATTTTGGTGTGAATTTATCAAATGACTATTGTATTCTTTGAACTTGGACCAATGAAAGAATACAATACTGAAGTACGGTTTTGGTACTTGAGGTGTTGATGTAGACTTGCCGaattacattaaaaatgattttgcaATTTCTTTGCCTATACTAATTACTTGaagcactttaattatattgttagttaattgtttttattttaattaattataatatttgttattattagtgcTACACTTAATCTCCTCTAGGTGTATTGTTGCCTTATTCCTAGAATAACATAAAATTACTTCTTACTTTAGTCTAAGCCCTCTCCTTTTAATTTAGTCCATAATTATCTAACAACTCTTCAATTTAGACTCTAAGACAACCCAACCCAGCCCTGGCCAAGGAGAGAATAAGGACAGGgggaagaaaaataacaactaatTGCTTAGGTTAACACATCTTGGCTGTGCCCTTTACCTGGGTTGTGATTTTTGCTTTTAACCCATGTTGGTTGGTTGAGGGATGATTTGCTTGGtcttcatctaaaaataaaataagaaactaagtcatgctgattttttttattaagtctactcgtgtttttatttattatttaagataTCTTTAgaccttttaaattaatttgatgatgTTGAGTTAACTTCTATTTAGACAATTTGatacttgattttaatattgacCTACTGCTATGACAGATTAATAACAATGGAAAAGTTAcaactaattttataatgttaactACGACCATGCATGGGTATTTATGCTAGTGATTCCGATATTCGCTAACGTGTTGTTTATAGTGATTAATTAATGACATTGTTTTGCTATTCACATGAAAGTTTCGAAATTCTAACACAGCAACGCTAGTGTGGGACATCTGGTAGGTCCACTTTTGAAGGCGACAAATAATATCTTGATCTTTCTATTGACTTTTTCTTGTATGTGACCGCGtctattgacttttttttgtatGTGACTGAGtctattgacttttttttgtcaCGACCAATGTGTCTCTGTCTTCCACGGAGTCTTCGAAGAATTTTAAACAGTCTAAAGGCAATTAAGCTGTCAGAAACTGGGAACCACAAGTAAAGTCGCCATTTCACACTGTGATACCGATCATTTCCCACCCATTACCTTTGCCATAAAACTAAAATGCGGCCTacctacaataaataaataaaaaatagaaagagtaATCGAGTCACTGCAatagaaaatgaataaataaaaaaagcacaaagaaaattaacatgGTTTGGCAATGGGGCGTACTTTATAGATACAAAAGTCATAAAAAATGCATTGATATAtgaatagatttttaaaaaaattcatatttataatGGATGATACatgaaaacagagaaagaaatcaattagatttattttgtaataaatcaattaatcacttgaatttctctAAGAAAATCCCACGATTTAACCTCAAAACTTCTTGATCGATTCTTACGCGGAAAGTCAAGATAGTACTTTCCAATAGATGGCACCATCGAAATTGCTACCTCTTTTTTTGCCCTCAAAATGTGGCCAATAGCCTCATTGCCATAACCATCTAACCTTGAGTTTGAGTGCGACTTATAAGGGATTTCTTTCACGAAGAAAGAAATTGTGAACAGAAGTTAATATTTCCTCTGATGAAATGGGTTCTAAAACTATcgtctctcttctttttcatgttattaTCGTAAGCATCACTCTTACCGATGCTCAATTCTGTTATACCACAGGAAACTTTACAGCTAATAGCACCTATGCAAAAAACCGAGACCTTGTTCTCCGTTCACTAGCTTCCAATGTCACAAACAATGGGGGTTTCTACAATACTACAATAGGTTTAGGCAATGACACAGTTTATGGTCTTGTGCTCTGTATGGCTTCCCCATCAGCTGGAATTTGTTCCAGCTGCGTCAATTCTGCTATTCAAACTCTCATGGCAGCATGTCCAAACCAAAAAGAAGCAATTTCATGGGGAGGGAATCCAGTTCCATGTATTGTACATTATGCGAATCGTTATTTTTTAGGATCACTTGAGCCATCTCCTACTAGCGCTTTATATAATACGGGTATCCTTGACGCAACTTTTACACAGTTTGAACAATTTTGGAGTGGTTTGGGAGAAACGGTAAAAAACGCTTCCACGGGCTCATCCAGGCTTATGCCAGCAGCTGAGACAGCAGACCTACCATCCACTCAAAAAATTTATGTATTCATGCAGTGCACTCCTGATGTATCACCGAGTAATTGCAGTGTTTGCCTACAACAATCCGTAGATTACTATAAAAGTTGTTGCTACGGGCATCAAGGAGGTATTGTCCAGAAACCAAACTGTGTTTTTCGGTGGGATTTGTATCCCTTCTACGACTTATTTCCTCAAGTAACATCTCCATCTCCAccatctccatctccatctccaccatctccatctccatctccaCCATCTCCTCCATTTGTTATTAGTTCTCCTCCACCAACCAATACCACAATCAGGAAAGGTAGGCTAACTTCTTTTTCTATACTGAAATTATTTCACTTGTTTCACGGTTTCCAGTTTCAGCTTCTGTAATTTCTATCTTAAACATGGCTGTGCTTGGCAGGGAAGGAGAATACTGCTTCTCGGACAGTTATTATTACCATCGTCCCTACAGCTATCTTCTTGGCACTTGTTATCCTCATTCTCACCATTTTCCGTTTTACGAAGCCAAAGCAAGAGGTCAAAAGTAAGTTATTGCTTATTGGTTCTTACATAATAAACAGCTTGGGTTCATTAATACGAATCAAATTCActagataatttgtttttcttccaaaCATCCTACAAATTaactttgaaaacaaaacattaacaaCTTGCATTTTGTGAAGATTTCGATGAAATTAGTATCGCAAAATGCTGGGAATTCAAATTCGCCACCATCAAACTTGCAACAAACGACTTCTCTGATGATAATAAGCTTGGACAAGGTGGTTTTGGTGCTGTTTACAAGGTACTTTATTATAACTAGTAGAAAATAAACGGTAtcgatttttcttatttcacgGTAATTCATATTTCAAATTGATGCACTTAattttctctgtttctttttctcAATGGATATATGCTTCAGGGTATACTTGCAGACGGACAAGCTATAGCTGTAAAGAGATTATCAAGTAATTCTGGGCAAGGAGAAGTTGAATTTAAGAATGAGGTACGGCTACTAGCCAAACTTGATCACCGGAATCTTGTTAGGTTACTGGGGTTCTGCTTGGAAGGAACAGAAAAGCTTCTAATCTACGAGTTTGTGCCTAATTCAAGTCTCGATCAATTTATACATGGTAATACTGAATTCCAtattatcttataatttttttttcctcatcattttttttatcaagatcaATTCATGTTTGTAAGAGAATTATAACTAGTGTCAAATTCTATAGACAAGTTTTCCGAAGTTTCTGAAGCTCTCATTTTATGTACGCTTAGATCCAAACAAACGATTCATCCTGGATTGGGAGAAGCGCTACAAAATCATAGAAGGCATAGCTAGAGGGATTCTGTACCTGCATCAAGATTCTCAGCTCCGGATTATTCATCGTGATCTCAAGCCTAGCAACATTCTGTTAGATGGAAAGATGAATGCTAAAATTTCGGATTTTGGAATGGCAAAGTTAATGAAAACTGATCAAACTCATGATGCTGCATCGAGGATCGCTGGAACCCTGTAAGTCTAATTTATAGCAATAATGAAAGAGGTGTGAATACTGAATGCTTATGATTCGCACCATTGCAACTAAGATCTGTTAATGTACCATTTCAGTGGCTATATTGCTCCAGAGTATGCAAGGCAAAGACAGTTCTCGGTCAAGTCAGATGTGTTTAGTTTTGGAGTGCTAGTCTTGGAGATTGTGAGCGGTCAAAAACCTAGTTTCCGCGATGGAGATGACATGGAGCACCTTACGAGCCATGTAAGTACAACTATCTACAAATCAAACACATCATTGAAAGATTTACCCTTCAATATTGTGAATTGACTTCGGATAAATTTTGTAGGCATGGAGACGTTGGAGGGAAGGGACTGCTTTAGATCTTATAGATCCCATTTTGAGGAACGACTCAACAGCTGCAATGATGAGATGCATCCACATCGGGTTACTCTGCGTTCAAGAAAATGTGGCTGACAGGCCGACAATGGCTTCAGTTCTTCTGATGCTAAGCAACTCTTCTTTTACTTTACAAATACCTTCTAAACCAGCATTTTTTATTAGCAGAAGAACATATCAACCAGCTTCTTCATTGATCAGCTATACTTCAAGGATGACGCAATCCCACCTTAAGACTGTCCCACCATCGAAGAATGAGATTTCAATTACTGAGTTAGATGAAGGCCGATAATTTCCTCATCATATAGCGAAAGAATGGGGTTTGTTATTGTTAAGGAAATAATCAAGTAAATATTCTTGATTGTTTCCTTATTaacaaaaggaagaaatcaAGGGATTGAACAATTAATTCAAGACAATCACAAAGTTATTTCACTCATCTTAAGGAAGATGATGAAACATCATGTATAATTTCTTCTATTctatttcattatatattttgttgtaTGGCAATATAATTTCTAGCTACATGagttgaataaaatatatataattaaattatggaATTGTAAAGTTCTTTTATATTCTAAACTTCTACATTGTATTAGAGCAAGTTAATTATATCTTACtttaaatattaacttttttttttggcatgtgACTTTATATCGTCTATTcaatcacttttaaaacactgtgttttttatttttttattatctaccttttattttatttactattttatttcaatGATTCATCAAATCTTGAATTATTGATTCATCTTCCTTTAAGTCTCTATTATTCAAATATTCAAATAGGTCAAATACTCTATCATTTATTGTTATGAAAACAATAATTGTGCCTTTTGTGGCATTACTTTTCTATTTGGAGTATTTACTCCTTGTTTATTGTTATATCCGAGAAGAAGACTTTGAATTTGATTTACGGTTGTTCCCGTAATTATTGATTAATAATGATTGTTTATTGATAATGGTCACTTTAATAAGCAGGCGAGGCTACCATGACAATACAGGTGATGTTAATATATGCTCATGAAAATGATGTTAATATATgctcatgaaaattaaattatcattggTTTCACAGGGTATGTTAAGTAATAATCAAGGTActaaataaccaataaaaaatgtttcataggttgtaacccattttatcacaaatttagcttttattatcataaatttaGTCACCCTAACATTTATTATGTTAGTATCCCTATCCTTTTGAAGACTCGTCACATCAAGTATATAAatctattcattttttattgtaacccattttttatgttaattttttggtatttttgtg from the Populus nigra chromosome 9, ddPopNigr1.1, whole genome shotgun sequence genome contains:
- the LOC133703012 gene encoding cysteine-rich receptor-like protein kinase 14, giving the protein MGSKTIVSLLFHVIIVSITLTDAQFCYTTGNFTANSTYAKNRDLVLRSLASNVTNNGGFYNTTIGLGNDTVYGLVLCMASPSAGICSSCVNSAIQTLMAACPNQKEAISWGGNPVPCIVHYANRYFLGSLEPSPTSALYNTGILDATFTQFEQFWSGLGETVKNASTGSSRLMPAAETADLPSTQKIYVFMQCTPDVSPSNCSVCLQQSVDYYKSCCYGHQGGIVQKPNCVFRWDLYPFYDLFPQVTSPSPPSPSPSPPSPSPSPPSPPFVISSPPPTNTTIRKGKENTASRTVIITIVPTAIFLALVILILTIFRFTKPKQEVKNFDEISIAKCWEFKFATIKLATNDFSDDNKLGQGGFGAVYKGILADGQAIAVKRLSSNSGQGEVEFKNEVRLLAKLDHRNLVRLLGFCLEGTEKLLIYEFVPNSSLDQFIHDPNKRFILDWEKRYKIIEGIARGILYLHQDSQLRIIHRDLKPSNILLDGKMNAKISDFGMAKLMKTDQTHDAASRIAGTLGYIAPEYARQRQFSVKSDVFSFGVLVLEIVSGQKPSFRDGDDMEHLTSHAWRRWREGTALDLIDPILRNDSTAAMMRCIHIGLLCVQENVADRPTMASVLLMLSNSSFTLQIPSKPAFFISRRTYQPASSLISYTSRMTQSHLKTVPPSKNEISITELDEGR